The Coffea arabica cultivar ET-39 chromosome 1e, Coffea Arabica ET-39 HiFi, whole genome shotgun sequence genome has a window encoding:
- the LOC113699779 gene encoding uncharacterized protein isoform X2: protein MPPCTRSSLKARHKAGVLCDSVQSISGENDLKLCITNYFKGTSGKYSQKSGQAPLYTDDEREQENKMAKLQKGKRAILLDSTDDHVEVVAPKRGKAMNKGKLKRPKRTRKFGNSSPGEVNTQSFEIDSISSHFSERKESSMSPSIGIPSPPAPTDDMYHFWTALQALGAYLAAAEGDLLEDETEDVFVLCYCAMLLYYVWILDVKRCGPGPR from the exons ATGCCTCCCTGTACAAGGTCTTCCTTGAAGG CCAGACATAAAGCTGGCGTTCTCTGTGATAGTGTGCAGTCCATTTCGGGCGAAAATGACTTGAAACTCTGCATTACAAATTACTTCAAG GGAACATCAGGGAAGTATAGTCAGAAATCTGGCCAGGCACCTCTTTATACTGATGATGAGCGTGAGCAGGAAAATAAGATGGCAAAACTTCAAAAAGGAAAGAGAGCAATCCTATTAGATTCAACTGATGATCATGTTGAGGTTGTGGCTCCAAAGAGGGGAAAAGCTATGAATAAGGGGAAGCTGAAAAGGCCTAAACGTACAAGGAAGTTTGGCAATTCAAGCCCTGGGGAAGTAAATACTCAGTCATTTGAAATTGACAGTATTAGCTCCCACTTCAGTGAGAGGAAAGAGTCCAGCATGTCTCCATCAATTGGTATTCCTTCCCCTCCTGCCCCTACCGACGACATGTATCATTTTTGGACAGCTTTGCAAGCGCTTGGAGCATATCTAGCGGCAGCAGAAGGGGATTTGTTAGAGGATGAAACGGAAGATGTCTTTGTGCTATGTTATTGTGCCATGTTATTGTACTATGTTTGGATATTAGATGTCAAGCGCTG
- the LOC113699779 gene encoding uncharacterized protein isoform X1: MPPCTRSSLKAARHKAGVLCDSVQSISGENDLKLCITNYFKGTSGKYSQKSGQAPLYTDDEREQENKMAKLQKGKRAILLDSTDDHVEVVAPKRGKAMNKGKLKRPKRTRKFGNSSPGEVNTQSFEIDSISSHFSERKESSMSPSIGIPSPPAPTDDMYHFWTALQALGAYLAAAEGDLLEDETEDVFVLCYCAMLLYYVWILDVKRCGPGPR, translated from the exons ATGCCTCCCTGTACAAGGTCTTCCTTGAAGG CAGCCAGACATAAAGCTGGCGTTCTCTGTGATAGTGTGCAGTCCATTTCGGGCGAAAATGACTTGAAACTCTGCATTACAAATTACTTCAAG GGAACATCAGGGAAGTATAGTCAGAAATCTGGCCAGGCACCTCTTTATACTGATGATGAGCGTGAGCAGGAAAATAAGATGGCAAAACTTCAAAAAGGAAAGAGAGCAATCCTATTAGATTCAACTGATGATCATGTTGAGGTTGTGGCTCCAAAGAGGGGAAAAGCTATGAATAAGGGGAAGCTGAAAAGGCCTAAACGTACAAGGAAGTTTGGCAATTCAAGCCCTGGGGAAGTAAATACTCAGTCATTTGAAATTGACAGTATTAGCTCCCACTTCAGTGAGAGGAAAGAGTCCAGCATGTCTCCATCAATTGGTATTCCTTCCCCTCCTGCCCCTACCGACGACATGTATCATTTTTGGACAGCTTTGCAAGCGCTTGGAGCATATCTAGCGGCAGCAGAAGGGGATTTGTTAGAGGATGAAACGGAAGATGTCTTTGTGCTATGTTATTGTGCCATGTTATTGTACTATGTTTGGATATTAGATGTCAAGCGCTG